One Microbacterium sp. No. 7 genomic window carries:
- a CDS encoding NAD(+) synthase: MTVTLPFENIYRHGFARVAACTIPVQLADPASNARAVLEAARECHERGVAVAVFPELCLTGYAIEDLVMQDVVLDAVRRALADLVSASARLRPLLLVGAPLRLGARLYNCAIAVHRGRILGIVPKSHLPTYREFYEARWYAGGAEAPAETEIDGVVVPVGADLLFEAADVPGLVVHTEVCEDVWVPVPPSSLAALAGATVLTNLSGSPITIARADDRHALAQSQSLRCLAAYVYAAAGQGESTNDVSWDGQTMIYEAGVRLAEGERFADGARVTVADVDLDRLRQDRLRQGTFDDNRIGIGAGSQARRVPFTVDPPASDIGLVRVLDRFPFVPDDAARLDQDCYEAFNIQVSGLEQRMRAIGSPKPVIGVSGGLDSTHALLVVARAMDRMGRPRSDILAYTMPGFATSDHTKSNAIALAEAIGASIETIDIRPMATEILQGIGHPYADGEPVYDVTFENVQAGARTDFLFRLANQNSGFVVGTSDLSELALGWATYGVGDHMSHYAVNAGVPKTLMQHLIRWVIAHREGVSDEAIAVLQSVLDTEISPELVPAGQDGKVQSTEDSIGPYALHDFALYHVLRYGLRPSKIAFLAEHAWRDADAGAWPPGFPADERYAYDLPTIARWLRVFLQRYFAFAQFKRSAIPNGPKVTAAGSLSPRGDWRAPSDGNARVWLAELESALPHRLS, encoded by the coding sequence GTGACCGTCACTTTGCCGTTCGAGAACATCTACCGGCACGGGTTCGCGCGCGTCGCGGCGTGCACGATCCCCGTGCAGCTCGCCGACCCGGCGTCGAACGCCCGCGCCGTGCTCGAGGCCGCGCGCGAGTGCCACGAGCGCGGCGTCGCGGTCGCGGTCTTCCCCGAGCTGTGCCTCACCGGCTACGCGATCGAAGACCTCGTGATGCAGGACGTCGTGCTCGACGCCGTGCGCCGCGCGCTGGCCGATCTCGTGTCGGCGTCGGCGCGGCTGCGCCCCCTGCTGCTCGTCGGCGCGCCCCTGCGGCTGGGCGCGCGTCTGTACAACTGTGCGATCGCGGTGCACCGCGGCCGGATCCTGGGCATCGTCCCCAAGAGCCACCTGCCGACCTACCGGGAGTTCTACGAGGCCCGCTGGTACGCCGGCGGCGCCGAGGCGCCCGCCGAGACGGAGATCGACGGCGTCGTCGTGCCCGTCGGCGCCGACCTGCTGTTCGAGGCGGCCGACGTGCCCGGTCTCGTCGTGCACACCGAGGTCTGCGAAGACGTGTGGGTGCCGGTCCCGCCGTCGTCTCTCGCGGCGCTCGCGGGCGCGACCGTGCTCACCAACCTGTCCGGCAGCCCCATCACGATCGCGCGCGCCGACGACCGGCACGCCCTCGCGCAGTCGCAGTCGCTGCGCTGCCTCGCCGCGTACGTCTATGCGGCGGCCGGTCAGGGCGAGTCGACCAACGACGTGTCGTGGGACGGTCAGACGATGATCTACGAGGCGGGCGTGCGCCTCGCCGAGGGCGAGCGCTTCGCCGACGGCGCGCGCGTCACGGTCGCCGACGTCGACCTCGACCGGCTGCGGCAGGACCGCCTGCGGCAGGGCACCTTCGACGACAACCGCATCGGCATCGGCGCCGGCTCGCAGGCCCGGCGCGTGCCGTTCACGGTCGATCCCCCGGCATCCGACATCGGTCTCGTGCGCGTGCTCGACCGCTTCCCGTTCGTGCCCGACGACGCCGCACGGCTCGACCAGGACTGCTACGAGGCGTTCAACATCCAGGTGTCGGGACTCGAGCAGCGCATGCGCGCGATCGGATCGCCGAAGCCCGTCATCGGGGTGTCCGGCGGTCTCGACTCGACGCACGCCCTGCTCGTCGTCGCACGCGCCATGGACCGCATGGGCCGGCCGCGCAGCGACATCCTCGCGTACACGATGCCGGGCTTCGCGACGAGCGACCACACGAAGTCGAACGCGATCGCCCTCGCCGAGGCGATCGGCGCGTCGATCGAGACGATCGACATCCGGCCGATGGCCACCGAGATCCTGCAGGGCATCGGGCACCCCTACGCCGACGGCGAGCCCGTGTACGACGTGACCTTCGAGAACGTGCAGGCGGGCGCCCGCACCGACTTCCTCTTCCGGCTCGCGAACCAGAACAGCGGCTTCGTCGTGGGCACCTCGGATCTGTCGGAGCTCGCGCTCGGCTGGGCGACCTACGGCGTCGGCGACCACATGAGCCACTACGCCGTCAACGCGGGCGTGCCCAAGACGCTCATGCAGCACCTCATCCGCTGGGTCATCGCGCACCGCGAGGGCGTCTCCGACGAGGCCATCGCGGTGCTGCAGTCGGTGCTCGACACCGAGATCAGCCCCGAGCTCGTACCGGCCGGCCAAGACGGGAAGGTGCAGTCGACGGAGGACAGCATCGGCCCCTACGCGCTGCACGACTTCGCCCTCTACCACGTGCTGCGCTACGGGCTGCGGCCCTCGAAGATCGCCTTCCTCGCGGAGCACGCCTGGCGCGATGCGGATGCCGGGGCCTGGCCTCCCGGCTTCCCCGCCGACGAGCGCTACGCCTACGACCTGCCTACGATCGCGAGATGGCTGCGGGTGTTCTTGCAGCGCTACTTCGCGTTCGCGCAGTTCAAGCGCTCCGCGATCCCGAACGGCCCCAAGGTCACGGCGGCGGGCTCCCTGTCACCGCGGGGCGACTGGCGCGCACCCTCCGATGGAAACGCCCGCGTATGGCTCGCGGAACTGGAGTCGGCGCTGCCGCACCGGCTCTCGTAG
- a CDS encoding acyl-CoA thioesterase has product MANDQHDTARHVTGMNFYTRKWVKPEDLNPNGTLFGGSLLRWIDEEAAIYAIIQLGNHRCVTKFISEISFESSARTGDLIEMGLLATAFGRTSLTMRAHVRNMITRRPILSIEKIVFVSLDEDGVPTPHGYSSITYDRDRMPQTSPDVG; this is encoded by the coding sequence ATGGCGAACGACCAGCACGACACCGCCCGGCACGTCACGGGGATGAACTTCTACACGCGCAAGTGGGTGAAGCCCGAAGACCTCAACCCCAACGGCACGCTGTTCGGCGGCAGCCTGCTGCGCTGGATCGACGAGGAGGCCGCGATCTACGCGATCATCCAGCTCGGCAACCACCGCTGCGTCACGAAGTTCATCTCGGAGATCAGCTTCGAGTCGTCGGCGCGCACGGGCGACCTCATCGAGATGGGGCTGCTGGCGACGGCGTTCGGCCGCACCTCGCTCACGATGCGGGCGCACGTGCGCAACATGATCACGCGCCGGCCGATCCTCAGCATCGAGAAGATCGTCTTCGTGAGCCTCGACGAGGACGGCGTGCCCACGCCGCACGGCTACAGCTCGATCACCTACGACCGCGACAGGATGCCGCAGACCTCGCCCGACGTCGGCTGA
- a CDS encoding AAA family ATPase, translating into MKLHRLEVTGFGPFRERQEIDFDAFDRDGLFLISGRTGAGKSSILDGVSFALFGSVPRFDGGERRLRSDHCAPADPTEVRLEFTVGDTRWRVTRAPEYERPAKRGGGMTVAPARAEVEERFDGVWVGRAAKPREAGHLLSEVLGLSAEQFQQVILLAQNRFSRFLLAGVRDRQELLRTLFGTRRFEDYRERLKERAKAAAQAVADARTRAVTRLDDIDELIAAQGCEVDAVGDDDLSGRRARAGEARRQLGDRLADRRRARERADAAAVGATTALHRMRADAAVLEEAAAVQVRLARLDRERPGVDDDRRRLERARAAEALRAPIEAAARAASSSHEARTAQAAALDAWLRVRGGAASPDQDAGAGDAGGAGGTGGAEDVGAPTADVPDADVSAVEIARIVDAITGDLARWEAAERSETELTATLERLDRVGEETTERAARHVALQTRLDDVPAEIAGLDAALAAARERAGRRDELHAQRVEAVVRHDAAVRARSLGEEAARSADEAAARQAEAVRAGEHAAGLMRRRLAGMAGELAARLTDGEPCEVCGSIEHPTPARLSAEPVTDDDLSHAQDARDDAERFAREAADRLADARAALADAAARSGGRTPDEARTELDDVERALADAEAASGEVAGLEARRAEHEAAAEQLRQALEQLAAQLADDRTEIARLESLAARLRAEVDEARGAFASVAERIVDARTRRDAARAFRDARARVDESERAHARAAEDRDARIAASVFADVDDATSALLDPDAGDGLAARIAAHDAERAAAAARSSELELAAAAIDPALIDLDAAERAAREADAARAGAIIAETDLTSATERLHDLLGRFDEEHAAAAALMDDAAAVGRLADTVAGRAPNTLGMDLETFVLAAELEEIVGAANLRLSDMSAGRYTLHHTDARVSRGASGLSIEVLDAHTGRLRSPHSLSGGETFLASLALALGLADVVTSRAGGIRLDTLFVDEGFGSLDPETLELAMRTLDELRSGGRTVGLISHVEAMKEQIPAQLAVTATPEGPSMVAVR; encoded by the coding sequence GTGAAGCTGCACCGCCTCGAGGTGACGGGCTTCGGGCCCTTCCGAGAGCGGCAGGAGATCGACTTCGACGCCTTCGACCGCGACGGGCTGTTCCTCATCTCGGGACGCACGGGGGCGGGCAAGTCGAGCATCCTCGACGGCGTGAGCTTCGCGCTCTTCGGCTCGGTGCCCCGGTTCGACGGCGGCGAGCGTCGGCTGCGCAGCGACCACTGCGCTCCGGCCGATCCCACCGAGGTGCGGCTGGAGTTCACGGTCGGCGACACCCGCTGGCGCGTGACGCGCGCACCCGAGTACGAGCGACCCGCCAAGCGCGGCGGCGGCATGACCGTCGCCCCGGCCCGCGCGGAGGTCGAGGAGCGCTTCGACGGCGTCTGGGTGGGGCGCGCCGCGAAGCCGCGGGAGGCGGGGCACCTGCTGAGCGAGGTGCTCGGGCTCTCTGCCGAGCAGTTCCAGCAGGTGATCCTGCTGGCGCAGAACCGCTTCTCGCGCTTCCTGCTCGCGGGCGTCAGAGACCGGCAGGAGCTGCTGCGCACGCTGTTCGGCACCCGGCGGTTCGAGGACTATCGCGAGCGGCTGAAGGAGCGTGCGAAGGCGGCGGCGCAGGCCGTCGCCGACGCGCGCACGCGTGCCGTGACCCGGCTCGACGACATCGACGAGCTCATCGCCGCGCAGGGCTGCGAGGTCGACGCCGTCGGCGACGACGACCTGAGCGGCCGGCGCGCCCGGGCGGGCGAGGCACGGCGTCAGCTCGGAGACCGGCTCGCAGACCGGCGGCGCGCGCGCGAGCGGGCGGATGCCGCGGCCGTCGGTGCCACGACCGCGCTGCACCGCATGCGCGCCGACGCCGCGGTGCTCGAGGAGGCCGCGGCCGTGCAGGTCCGGCTCGCGCGGCTCGATCGGGAGAGGCCCGGCGTCGACGACGACCGGCGCCGCCTCGAGCGCGCCCGCGCGGCCGAGGCGCTGCGCGCTCCGATCGAGGCGGCGGCGCGAGCGGCGTCGTCGTCGCACGAGGCCCGCACCGCGCAGGCGGCGGCGCTCGATGCCTGGCTCCGGGTGCGCGGCGGTGCGGCGTCGCCCGACCAGGATGCCGGCGCCGGAGACGCGGGGGGAGCCGGGGGCACGGGGGGAGCCGAGGACGTCGGCGCCCCGACCGCCGACGTCCCCGACGCCGACGTCTCCGCCGTCGAGATCGCGCGCATCGTCGATGCGATCACGGGCGATCTCGCACGCTGGGAGGCGGCCGAGCGCAGCGAGACGGAACTGACCGCGACGCTCGAGCGGCTCGACCGCGTGGGTGAGGAGACGACGGAGCGCGCCGCGCGGCACGTCGCGCTCCAGACCCGGCTCGATGATGTGCCCGCCGAGATCGCGGGTCTCGACGCCGCGCTCGCGGCGGCACGCGAACGCGCCGGCCGGCGCGACGAGCTGCATGCGCAGCGCGTCGAGGCCGTCGTTCGGCACGACGCGGCGGTGCGCGCACGGTCGCTGGGCGAAGAGGCGGCGCGCTCTGCCGATGAGGCCGCGGCACGGCAGGCCGAGGCCGTCAGGGCGGGCGAGCATGCCGCCGGGCTCATGCGCCGGCGGCTGGCGGGCATGGCGGGCGAGCTCGCCGCGCGCCTGACCGACGGCGAGCCGTGCGAGGTCTGCGGCTCGATCGAGCACCCGACGCCCGCGCGGCTCTCGGCCGAGCCGGTGACCGATGACGACCTCTCGCACGCGCAGGATGCGCGCGACGACGCCGAGCGGTTCGCGCGCGAGGCGGCCGACCGTCTCGCCGACGCCCGCGCCGCGCTCGCCGACGCCGCGGCGCGCAGCGGCGGACGGACGCCCGACGAGGCGCGCACCGAGCTCGACGACGTCGAACGGGCCCTCGCCGACGCGGAGGCGGCGTCCGGCGAGGTCGCCGGCCTCGAGGCCCGTCGTGCCGAGCACGAGGCCGCCGCCGAGCAGCTGCGGCAGGCCCTCGAGCAGCTTGCGGCGCAGCTCGCCGACGACCGCACCGAGATCGCGCGGCTGGAGTCGCTCGCGGCGCGCCTGCGGGCCGAGGTCGACGAGGCGCGGGGCGCGTTCGCCTCGGTGGCGGAGCGCATCGTCGACGCCCGGACGCGTCGCGACGCCGCCCGTGCCTTCCGAGACGCCCGGGCACGCGTCGACGAGAGCGAGCGCGCGCACGCCCGGGCGGCGGAAGACCGCGACGCGCGCATCGCGGCATCCGTCTTCGCCGACGTCGACGACGCGACGTCTGCGCTGCTCGACCCGGACGCGGGCGATGGGCTCGCTGCGCGCATCGCCGCGCACGACGCCGAGCGCGCGGCCGCTGCGGCGCGCTCGAGCGAGCTGGAGCTCGCCGCGGCGGCGATCGACCCCGCGCTGATCGACCTCGACGCCGCCGAGAGGGCCGCGCGCGAGGCGGATGCCGCGCGCGCGGGCGCCATCATCGCCGAAACCGATCTCACCTCGGCGACCGAGCGACTGCACGACCTGCTCGGCCGCTTCGACGAGGAGCACGCGGCCGCCGCCGCGCTGATGGACGACGCCGCGGCCGTCGGCCGGCTCGCCGACACCGTCGCGGGGCGCGCGCCCAACACGCTCGGCATGGACCTGGAGACGTTCGTGCTCGCGGCCGAGCTCGAAGAGATCGTGGGCGCGGCGAACCTGCGCCTCTCCGACATGTCGGCGGGGCGCTACACGCTGCACCACACCGACGCGCGCGTGTCGCGCGGCGCCTCCGGCCTCTCGATCGAGGTGCTCGACGCGCACACCGGCCGGCTGCGCTCGCCGCACTCGCTGTCGGGCGGCGAGACGTTCCTGGCATCCCTCGCCCTCGCCCTCGGGCTCGCCGACGTCGTCACGAGCCGCGCGGGCGGCATCCGCCTCGACACGCTGTTCGTCGACGAGGGGTTCGGCTCCCTCGACCCCGAGACCCTCGAGCTCGCGATGCGCACGCTCGACGAGCTGCGCTCGGGCGGCCGCACGGTCGGGCTCATCAGCCACGTCGAGGCCATGAAGGAGCAGATCCCGGCGCAGCTCGCCGTGACCGCGACGCCCGAGGGGCCGAGCATGGTCGCCGTGCGGTGA
- a CDS encoding exonuclease SbcCD subunit D, whose translation MRILHTSDWHIGRTFHGHATLDALRGVLDALVGQVRDHDVDVVIVAGDVFDSATPAAACYTLLTDVLGALADAGAQVVVTSGNHDSAARLGFQSGLLRPGLHVVTDPATAGRPITIDDAHGPVHFYALPFLEPALLRHVWEGARTQADVLARAMDLVRGDLAERGGRSVVVAHCFAAGVESTPQLERDIQQGGLDVVPLATFAGVDYAALGHIHGRSELAPHIRYSGAPLHYGFGEGGKPRGSWLVDLDADGFADARWLDLPVPRAVVTLTAPLDELLTHERFAAHAGDWVCAEYTDTLPQPDPLRRLQERFPHCARVVHRPADAAPQERVRYAERVRAARSDRELIALFLPHVRAGEGASPREEELIADLLDARTAREAAR comes from the coding sequence ATGCGGATCCTGCACACGTCCGACTGGCACATCGGGCGCACGTTCCACGGCCACGCGACGCTCGACGCGCTGCGCGGCGTGCTCGATGCGCTCGTCGGGCAGGTGCGCGATCACGACGTCGACGTCGTGATCGTCGCGGGCGACGTGTTCGACTCCGCGACGCCGGCGGCCGCCTGCTACACGCTGCTCACCGACGTGCTCGGGGCGCTCGCCGATGCGGGGGCGCAGGTCGTCGTCACGAGCGGCAACCACGACTCGGCCGCGCGGCTCGGCTTCCAGTCGGGGCTGCTGCGGCCGGGTCTGCACGTCGTCACCGATCCGGCGACGGCGGGCAGGCCGATCACGATCGACGACGCGCACGGGCCCGTGCACTTCTACGCGCTGCCGTTCCTCGAGCCGGCGCTGCTGCGGCACGTCTGGGAGGGCGCCCGCACGCAGGCCGACGTGCTCGCCCGCGCGATGGACCTCGTGCGCGGCGACCTCGCGGAGCGCGGCGGCCGTTCCGTCGTGGTCGCGCACTGCTTCGCGGCCGGCGTCGAGTCGACGCCGCAGCTCGAACGCGACATCCAGCAGGGCGGGCTCGACGTCGTGCCGCTCGCGACGTTCGCGGGCGTCGACTACGCGGCGCTCGGGCACATCCACGGGCGCAGCGAGCTGGCGCCGCACATCCGCTACAGCGGGGCGCCCCTGCACTACGGCTTCGGCGAGGGCGGCAAGCCGCGCGGGTCGTGGCTCGTCGACCTCGACGCCGACGGCTTCGCGGATGCGCGATGGCTCGACCTGCCGGTGCCGCGCGCCGTCGTCACGCTCACGGCGCCGCTCGACGAGCTGCTGACGCACGAGCGGTTCGCGGCGCACGCCGGCGACTGGGTGTGCGCGGAGTACACCGACACGCTGCCGCAGCCCGACCCGCTGCGCCGCCTGCAGGAAAGGTTCCCGCACTGCGCGCGCGTCGTGCACCGGCCCGCCGACGCCGCGCCGCAGGAGCGCGTGCGGTACGCCGAGCGGGTGCGCGCCGCGCGCAGCGATCGCGAGCTCATCGCGCTGTTCCTGCCGCACGTGCGGGCGGGCGAGGGCGCGTCGCCGCGCGAGGAAGAGCTGATCGCCGACCTGCTCGACGCCCGTACGGCGCGCGAGGCGGCACGATGA
- a CDS encoding (deoxy)nucleoside triphosphate pyrophosphohydrolase, with amino-acid sequence MTPGIRAPGIHVVGAVIVRGGAVLCARRGGTGPLAGLWEFPGGKVEPGESHTGALVREIDEELGCGVRVGSEVTTTPHRTIVLTTYWCELVHGEPRALEHDEVRWVVPAELRMLEWTPADVPAAALVAAELGAA; translated from the coding sequence ATGACCCCTGGCATCCGCGCTCCCGGCATCCATGTCGTCGGCGCCGTCATCGTGCGCGGCGGGGCCGTGCTGTGCGCGCGGCGCGGCGGCACCGGGCCCCTCGCGGGCCTGTGGGAGTTCCCTGGCGGCAAGGTCGAGCCGGGCGAGTCGCACACCGGGGCGCTCGTGCGGGAGATCGACGAGGAGCTCGGCTGCGGGGTGCGGGTGGGCTCCGAGGTCACGACGACGCCGCACCGGACGATCGTGCTCACGACGTACTGGTGCGAGCTGGTGCACGGCGAGCCCCGCGCGCTCGAGCACGACGAGGTGCGGTGGGTCGTGCCCGCCGAGCTGCGGATGCTGGAATGGACGCCGGCCGACGTGCCCGCCGCCGCGCTCGTGGCCGCCGAGCTCGGCGCCGCGTGA
- a CDS encoding PIN domain-containing protein: protein MSSTPPSSPSSRSPDRVLPVDQAVIDRWAALPTARTLPVVDSLIAATGLAHGLTVATRDARDFADLGVPTFDPFD from the coding sequence ATCTCATCGACACCACCGTCATCTCCGAGTTCACGAAGTCCCGACCGCGTCCTCCCGGTCGATCAGGCGGTGATCGACCGGTGGGCTGCGCTGCCCACGGCGCGCACCCTGCCGGTGGTCGACAGCCTGATCGCAGCGACGGGCCTCGCACACGGCCTCACCGTCGCCACCCGCGATGCGAGGGACTTCGCCGATCTCGGCGTCCCGACGTTCGACCCGTTCGACTGA
- a CDS encoding alpha/beta fold hydrolase, which produces MDAEPLERAAQAVTDAASTAAEAIDRAIDDATGMPDPGDVESFTHDGACLVAETYGDRAAPRTFVLVHGIGMGRKVFGDLVTHLEPHGLVVAIDQPGYGEAPEPPRTPTMERTADLVAAYLRHLDRGPVVLLGHSMGTQVVTEVAVRHPAAVDRLVLVAPTVDRRHRHALSQLARLGVDLLGESPKVLLLGAREYLRASPNLRRKMRAMLTHTPERSYPRVPAPTLVVRGETDRVSPRAWCEEVAAAIPRSETFEVAGHGHETLIRDAAPTADALLRWLSTPA; this is translated from the coding sequence ATGGATGCCGAACCCCTCGAACGGGCCGCCCAGGCCGTGACGGATGCCGCCTCCACCGCCGCCGAGGCGATCGATCGGGCCATCGACGACGCCACCGGCATGCCCGATCCGGGCGACGTCGAGTCCTTCACGCACGACGGCGCATGCCTCGTCGCCGAGACGTACGGCGACCGCGCGGCGCCGCGCACGTTTGTGCTCGTGCACGGCATCGGCATGGGCCGGAAGGTCTTCGGCGACCTCGTGACGCACCTCGAGCCGCACGGGCTCGTCGTCGCGATCGACCAGCCCGGCTACGGCGAGGCGCCCGAGCCGCCGCGCACGCCCACGATGGAGCGCACGGCCGACCTCGTCGCCGCGTACCTCCGCCATCTCGACCGCGGACCGGTCGTGCTGCTCGGGCACTCCATGGGCACGCAGGTCGTGACGGAGGTCGCAGTGCGGCATCCCGCGGCCGTCGACCGGCTCGTGCTCGTCGCCCCGACCGTCGACCGCCGGCACCGCCACGCGCTGTCGCAGCTCGCGCGGCTGGGCGTGGACCTGCTGGGCGAGTCGCCGAAGGTGCTGCTGCTCGGCGCGCGCGAGTACCTGCGGGCGAGCCCGAACCTGCGCCGCAAGATGCGGGCGATGCTCACGCACACGCCCGAGAGGTCGTACCCGCGCGTACCGGCGCCGACGCTCGTCGTCCGCGGCGAGACCGACCGCGTATCGCCGCGCGCGTGGTGCGAGGAGGTCGCCGCGGCGATCCCGCGCTCCGAGACGTTCGAGGTCGCCGGCCACGGCCACGAGACCCTCATCCGCGACGCCGCCCCCACCGCCGACGCCCTCCTCCGCTGGCTCTCCACCCCCGCCTGA
- a CDS encoding DUF1963 domain-containing protein produces the protein MTLWDVLASFPEGIRFVQARALVIEHDAMGAPNVPVRKWNKAIDSMLAAADAVRANPVLLERLKALPRDALPDDERPAWEDLLRPPVDELWDDPAALLADPRVGTTSLDIARAVYLVEDPLAERDGTDHGFPDARKLSHFGGLPLLGHSERAPDSPLLVQVDFGYLPYASISRTETRILREGGVPTEGMLQVFATADSDSRTAPDLPGGGVIVRYIAENDVVAARWSHSDEDGDYPWRGLKFSPGVTTEIKVWSSSVSELARWVEEEAYSAARMGCPDPTGWYGGFPDEASGIDAPRMRARPVSHLLGAVAVDFALDDYDTAVLRQELPLEDALDEHVLLIELAGVQALEDAFGDEGRLQVWMRRSDLHARRFDRIVSFLMSP, from the coding sequence GTGACGCTGTGGGACGTTCTCGCATCTTTCCCTGAGGGCATTCGTTTTGTGCAGGCCCGCGCTCTCGTCATCGAGCATGACGCGATGGGGGCTCCCAACGTTCCTGTCCGCAAGTGGAACAAGGCGATCGACAGCATGCTCGCGGCGGCGGACGCTGTGCGTGCGAACCCCGTCCTCTTGGAACGCCTTAAGGCGTTGCCGCGCGACGCTCTCCCCGACGACGAACGACCCGCATGGGAAGACCTCTTGCGGCCACCGGTCGATGAGTTGTGGGACGATCCCGCTGCGCTTCTGGCGGACCCCCGCGTGGGGACGACCAGTTTGGACATCGCGCGTGCGGTATACCTCGTCGAAGACCCGCTTGCCGAGCGCGATGGCACAGATCACGGCTTTCCGGATGCGCGGAAGCTGTCGCACTTCGGTGGGCTTCCGCTGCTGGGGCACAGCGAGAGGGCGCCCGACTCCCCGCTTCTTGTGCAGGTCGACTTCGGGTATCTTCCGTACGCGTCGATCTCTCGTACCGAGACCCGGATCCTGCGCGAGGGCGGGGTTCCGACGGAGGGGATGCTGCAGGTCTTCGCGACCGCCGACAGCGACAGCCGCACGGCGCCGGACCTCCCCGGAGGCGGGGTGATCGTCCGGTACATCGCGGAGAACGACGTCGTTGCGGCGCGGTGGTCGCACTCCGACGAAGACGGCGACTATCCGTGGCGAGGTCTTAAGTTCTCGCCGGGTGTGACGACTGAGATCAAGGTGTGGAGCTCGTCGGTGAGTGAGCTCGCCCGCTGGGTGGAGGAAGAGGCTTACTCGGCGGCCCGGATGGGCTGCCCAGACCCGACAGGGTGGTACGGCGGATTTCCCGATGAGGCCAGCGGCATCGACGCCCCGCGCATGCGCGCACGACCCGTGAGCCATCTGCTCGGCGCTGTAGCCGTGGATTTCGCGCTGGACGACTACGACACCGCGGTGCTCCGACAAGAGCTTCCGCTGGAGGACGCGCTCGACGAGCACGTGCTGCTCATCGAGCTTGCCGGAGTGCAGGCGCTGGAGGACGCGTTCGGCGACGAGGGCAGGCTGCAAGTGTGGATGCGCCGCTCCGACCTCCACGCCAGACGCTTCGACCGCATCGTCTCCTTCCTGATGTCGCCGTGA
- a CDS encoding GNAT family N-acetyltransferase, producing the protein MTDLTFANQTDASRYTLHRGDDLVAVLDYRDDGTTVALTRAFTIPTFRGQGYAAVITERAVAELEERGDRQVSPVCWYVADWFEAHPERAAILKPR; encoded by the coding sequence ATGACCGACCTCACCTTCGCCAATCAGACGGATGCCTCCCGCTACACGCTGCACCGCGGCGACGACCTCGTGGCGGTGCTCGACTATCGCGACGACGGGACGACGGTCGCGCTGACCCGCGCGTTCACGATCCCGACCTTCCGCGGCCAGGGCTACGCCGCGGTCATCACCGAGCGCGCCGTCGCCGAGCTCGAGGAGCGCGGCGACCGGCAGGTCAGCCCCGTGTGCTGGTACGTCGCCGACTGGTTCGAGGCCCACCCCGAGCGCGCCGCCATCCTCAAGCCCCGGTAG
- a CDS encoding toxin — translation MPSAARRLRIVGVSGSGKSSLAERVAERTGWPRLELDAVFWDAGWAYRDLDEARRVVRGFADAHPDAWVVDGNWSSRMQGLLDPGEPGGADVVVWLDHPRAVVMRRVIARTLRRGLTREELWHGNRERPATWLRWKPEENIVRWSWVQFPVMRERMLRRIAEGEPVLRLRGQRAVEAWLDTLPRRSVRP, via the coding sequence ATGCCGTCCGCCGCCCGTCGCCTGCGCATCGTCGGGGTGTCGGGGTCGGGCAAGAGCAGTCTCGCCGAGCGCGTCGCCGAGCGCACGGGATGGCCGCGGCTGGAGCTGGACGCCGTGTTCTGGGACGCCGGCTGGGCCTATCGCGACCTCGACGAGGCGCGCCGCGTCGTGCGGGGGTTCGCCGACGCGCATCCCGACGCATGGGTCGTCGACGGCAACTGGTCGAGCCGCATGCAGGGGCTGCTCGACCCGGGCGAACCGGGCGGCGCCGACGTCGTCGTCTGGCTCGACCATCCGCGCGCGGTCGTGATGCGGCGGGTGATCGCGCGCACGCTGCGCCGCGGGCTCACCCGCGAGGAGCTGTGGCACGGCAACCGCGAGCGGCCCGCGACGTGGCTGCGGTGGAAGCCCGAGGAGAACATCGTGCGCTGGTCGTGGGTGCAGTTCCCCGTGATGCGCGAGCGGATGCTGCGGCGCATCGCGGAGGGCGAGCCCGTGCTGCGCCTGCGCGGGCAGCGCGCCGTGGAGGCCTGGCTCGACACGCTGCCGCGGCGTAGCGTGAGACCATGA